A window of the Bacillota bacterium genome harbors these coding sequences:
- a CDS encoding sugar phosphate isomerase/epimerase, whose protein sequence is MKLCLNATIGGYGNIHEFVARAKRHGFQAVEFSVEEIADIIQQQGVDAARAIFEESGIEPVCFGLPVEWRKDHETLKEGLRQLPRLARAAQAIGCTRTATWLPPSIDEFPAAYSVRMAERFREIARVLADFDVRLGLEWVGPATARTSKYEWIHTMHQLLNFEAEIGAPNLGLLVDSFHWFCTEGTTEDLERLTNQQIVHVHINDAPNKPPQEQIDFQRLLPGEGVIDLTGFLRALKKVGYDGGIAIEVFNEELKAMAPDEAVAKAKQAYDTVWGKAFG, encoded by the coding sequence GTGAAACTCTGTCTGAACGCAACAATAGGCGGTTACGGCAACATTCATGAGTTTGTTGCTCGGGCGAAAAGGCACGGTTTTCAGGCGGTGGAGTTCAGCGTGGAGGAGATTGCGGACATCATCCAGCAACAGGGTGTGGACGCCGCACGCGCGATTTTCGAGGAATCGGGTATCGAGCCGGTTTGCTTCGGACTGCCGGTGGAGTGGCGCAAGGACCATGAAACGTTGAAAGAGGGACTGCGTCAACTGCCGCGGCTGGCGCGGGCTGCGCAGGCGATTGGTTGTACCCGAACGGCGACCTGGCTACCCCCGAGCATCGACGAATTTCCCGCGGCTTACTCCGTACGGATGGCAGAGCGCTTTAGGGAAATCGCACGGGTGCTGGCGGATTTCGATGTGCGTCTTGGTCTGGAATGGGTGGGTCCGGCAACCGCCCGCACCAGCAAGTACGAGTGGATCCATACCATGCACCAGCTGCTGAATTTTGAGGCGGAAATCGGTGCGCCCAATCTCGGATTACTGGTAGACAGTTTCCACTGGTTCTGTACGGAGGGCACCACAGAAGACCTGGAGCGTTTGACCAACCAGCAGATTGTGCATGTGCATATCAACGACGCACCCAACAAGCCTCCGCAAGAGCAAATAGATTTCCAGCGCCTGTTGCCGGGTGAGGGAGTGATTGACCTCACGGGCTTCCTGCGCGCGCTGAAGAAAGTCGGCTACGACGGTGGCATCGCTATCGAGGTGTTCAATGAAGAACTAAAAGCAATGGCTCCCGATGAGGCCGTGGCGAAAGCGAAGCAGGCGTACGACACCGTGTGGGGGAAAGCGTTTGGATAG